One window from the genome of Fulvivirga lutea encodes:
- a CDS encoding isochorismate synthase: protein MKQVDLNTDLIIDYQKAINACINALRNININFAFWKEPKSSEINLIVDFNQTNLISDIDLETSESGFLFAPFNNSKEKVFIKRELHIQWNSDAISVNCEGKSSESFIEYLHNFEDTEYNEFHLRPDTETSDNYKSLVEESVNEIKAGKLVKVVPSRSRKITFDGRFNYGQYFNQLVSNYPTAFISLTYTSKSGIWIGATPELLIQVENDIFKTVSLAGTQSFNENQTLADTAWTQKEIEEQALVSRYIINCFKKIRLREFDEHGPKTVKAGNLIHLKTEFTVNMKETNFPELGTTMLKLLHPTSAVCGMPLKAAEEFLLAKEGYDREFYSGYLGPVNIGGRTAQFVNLRCFKIEDNCITFFAGAGVTEDSNPEKEWEETELKMNTLLNVIKSI, encoded by the coding sequence GTGAAGCAGGTAGATTTAAATACAGACCTTATCATTGACTACCAAAAGGCAATTAATGCGTGTATTAATGCTTTAAGGAATATAAATATCAATTTTGCTTTTTGGAAAGAACCCAAATCTTCAGAAATCAACTTAATAGTAGATTTCAATCAGACCAACCTCATATCTGATATTGATTTAGAGACGAGTGAAAGTGGCTTTTTATTCGCACCTTTCAATAATTCGAAAGAAAAAGTCTTTATTAAAAGAGAATTACACATTCAATGGAATTCTGACGCAATTTCTGTGAATTGTGAGGGCAAAAGTTCGGAATCGTTTATTGAGTATCTACATAATTTTGAAGATACAGAATACAATGAATTTCATTTACGACCAGACACAGAGACTTCAGATAATTACAAATCACTAGTTGAGGAGTCAGTTAACGAAATTAAAGCTGGTAAGCTTGTTAAAGTAGTGCCTTCAAGGTCAAGAAAAATAACTTTTGATGGGAGGTTCAACTATGGCCAGTATTTTAATCAACTTGTCAGCAATTACCCAACAGCATTTATCTCTCTTACCTATACCTCAAAGTCTGGAATATGGATTGGAGCCACTCCAGAATTACTCATTCAAGTTGAGAATGATATTTTTAAAACTGTTTCGTTGGCAGGAACTCAATCGTTTAACGAAAATCAAACATTAGCTGATACCGCCTGGACACAAAAGGAAATAGAGGAGCAAGCCCTTGTTAGCAGATATATTATTAATTGTTTTAAAAAAATTAGGTTGCGAGAGTTTGATGAACATGGACCTAAAACTGTTAAGGCTGGCAACCTAATTCACTTGAAAACGGAATTTACCGTAAACATGAAAGAAACAAACTTTCCTGAGTTGGGTACCACTATGTTGAAGCTTTTACATCCTACTTCTGCAGTTTGCGGTATGCCTTTAAAAGCAGCAGAGGAATTTTTGTTGGCTAAGGAAGGGTATGATCGAGAGTTCTATAGTGGTTATCTTGGGCCTGTTAATATTGGTGGTCGTACAGCTCAGTTTGTAAATCTAAGGTGTTTTAAAATTGAAGATAACTGTATTACTTTTTTTGCCGGAGCGGGTGTAACCGAAGATTCCAACCCTGAAAAAGAATGGGAAGAAACTGAGCTAAAAATGAATACGCTTCTTAACGTAATTAAATCAATTTGA
- the menD gene encoding 2-succinyl-5-enolpyruvyl-6-hydroxy-3-cyclohexene-1-carboxylic-acid synthase: MNYPHIFSVAEICSKHDIEHAVISPGSRSAPLTLAFARHKKIKCKVIPDERAAAFVAMGMAQQLNKPVALICTSGSAALNYYPAIAEAYFQQIPLLILTADRPPEWIDQLDGQTIRQENVYGRHVKRSYNIEADLSSEDAQWYLQRQVNEGIIEANQYPKGPVHINFPFREPLYTTETVEYPETKIIKSESVNPVFTDTQIDSLKNELLKFERKLIICGQNQYTPEVLGFLEQVSKELKIPVVGDIISNIHSIESAVTHSDVFLSSDKSGLDKSLKPDLLITIGKSILSKNLKIMLRKNQPDEHWHVQQAGDVADTYKSLTRIIHGEELEFLKVLIDSQSSEDFQNQKQENYYHIWQIEERKTQRHIDNFFPQAFPSEFSMIREVLSQANSVNLHLANSMAVRYANFIGIKADQKDITVFCNRGTSGIDGSTSTAIGASMASNKINLLISGDMAFLYDRNAFWHNYDYSNFRALVLNNHGGGIFRMINGPSNTPEVDEYFVTNQKNTAKHLAEEFGIEYLLCDKKSKINNYIKRLLEDDGTPKILEIESDSVNDKQILQEFKAAYNKLK; the protein is encoded by the coding sequence TTGAATTATCCACATATTTTTTCTGTAGCAGAAATATGTTCAAAACATGATATTGAACATGCTGTGATTTCACCAGGATCTCGTAGTGCTCCATTAACTCTTGCATTTGCGAGGCACAAAAAGATCAAGTGCAAAGTTATACCTGATGAAAGAGCCGCTGCATTCGTGGCAATGGGTATGGCACAACAGCTCAACAAACCGGTTGCTCTTATTTGCACTTCCGGATCAGCTGCATTGAACTACTACCCTGCTATAGCGGAGGCCTATTTTCAGCAAATTCCACTACTGATATTAACAGCTGACAGACCGCCCGAGTGGATCGACCAGCTTGATGGACAAACCATTCGCCAGGAAAATGTTTACGGACGCCATGTGAAGAGATCGTATAATATTGAAGCCGACTTATCTTCAGAAGATGCTCAATGGTACTTACAACGTCAGGTGAATGAAGGAATAATTGAAGCAAATCAATACCCAAAAGGGCCTGTTCATATTAATTTCCCATTCAGAGAGCCGCTTTACACTACCGAAACAGTTGAGTATCCTGAGACAAAAATAATTAAGAGTGAAAGTGTAAACCCGGTATTTACCGATACTCAGATTGACTCTCTTAAAAATGAGCTTTTAAAATTTGAAAGAAAACTTATTATCTGTGGCCAAAATCAATATACACCTGAAGTACTGGGCTTCTTAGAACAAGTAAGTAAGGAATTGAAAATACCAGTGGTAGGCGATATTATTTCAAATATTCACAGTATTGAATCTGCAGTAACCCATTCAGATGTGTTTCTATCATCAGATAAATCAGGTCTGGATAAGAGTTTAAAGCCAGATTTACTTATCACCATTGGCAAGTCGATACTATCTAAGAATTTAAAAATCATGCTGAGGAAAAACCAACCTGATGAACATTGGCATGTTCAACAAGCTGGTGATGTGGCAGATACATATAAGTCGTTAACGAGGATTATCCATGGCGAAGAATTGGAATTTCTCAAAGTACTGATAGATTCTCAATCAAGCGAAGATTTCCAAAATCAAAAGCAAGAGAATTACTATCATATATGGCAAATAGAGGAGCGAAAAACTCAAAGGCATATTGATAATTTCTTCCCGCAAGCTTTTCCTTCAGAGTTTTCCATGATTAGAGAAGTTTTGAGCCAAGCAAACTCTGTAAACCTCCATTTAGCCAACAGCATGGCAGTTAGATATGCTAATTTTATTGGAATAAAAGCTGACCAAAAAGATATTACGGTCTTCTGTAATAGAGGGACAAGCGGTATTGATGGTAGTACGAGTACGGCTATAGGAGCTTCTATGGCATCCAACAAAATAAATTTATTAATCAGCGGAGATATGGCCTTTCTATATGATCGTAATGCTTTTTGGCATAATTACGATTATTCTAATTTTAGGGCTTTGGTGCTGAATAACCATGGAGGCGGTATATTCCGAATGATTAATGGCCCTTCAAACACACCAGAAGTTGATGAGTATTTTGTAACTAATCAGAAAAACACTGCGAAGCACTTGGCTGAAGAATTTGGCATTGAGTATCTCCTTTGTGATAAGAAGAGTAAGATCAATAACTATATAAAGAGACTGTTGGAAGATGACGGAACTCCTAAAATTTTAGAAATTGAAAGCGACTCGGTAAACGATAAACAAATTTTGCAGGAGTTTAAAGCTGCATATAACAAGTTAAAATGA
- a CDS encoding AMP-binding protein, with translation MDFIDFNGTRVAIHELDKYKPLNDNEAYIKEFIASWNKGIQQFKFQTSGSTGKPKTITIKKSQIEASAIATINFLGLKKHTNALLCIKPQFIGGTMMIVRSLINEMNLIVREPSSNPLKSIKEKIHFAAFVPLQIHELLKSAKPNLELIEKVIIGGAPLSESDIKSVSLLKNKVYSTYGMTETVSHIALKQISPILDNYYRVLSNISVRQDNRGCLIINGAVTDNKDVITNDVVSIISENEFEWLGRHDNVINSGGIKIQSEQLESKINTILNEAGYSRSFFIAGLPDEKLGEKVVLLIEGEEVENHINELLSNHLDKYECPKEIFFIKQFTLTESGKIDKLTMVRKLG, from the coding sequence ATGGACTTTATAGACTTTAATGGTACTAGAGTTGCCATTCATGAGCTCGATAAATACAAACCATTAAATGACAATGAGGCCTACATTAAAGAATTCATAGCATCATGGAATAAAGGAATCCAACAATTTAAATTTCAAACTTCTGGCTCTACAGGTAAGCCCAAAACAATTACAATTAAAAAAAGTCAGATTGAGGCTAGCGCCATTGCCACAATTAATTTTCTGGGATTAAAAAAACATACAAACGCTCTGCTTTGTATCAAACCACAATTTATTGGAGGAACAATGATGATCGTGAGGTCGCTCATTAATGAGATGAATCTGATTGTCAGAGAACCATCATCTAATCCTCTCAAGAGTATTAAAGAAAAGATTCATTTTGCAGCCTTCGTACCATTGCAAATCCATGAACTACTTAAATCAGCTAAACCTAATTTAGAGCTAATTGAAAAGGTAATCATTGGTGGGGCTCCATTAAGTGAAAGTGACATAAAAAGCGTTTCCTTATTGAAAAACAAGGTCTATTCAACTTACGGAATGACAGAAACCGTTTCACATATCGCTCTCAAACAAATAAGTCCTATTCTTGATAATTACTACAGGGTTTTGAGCAATATATCAGTGAGGCAGGATAATCGTGGTTGCCTTATTATTAATGGTGCCGTTACTGACAATAAGGATGTTATCACAAATGATGTAGTAAGCATCATTTCAGAAAATGAATTTGAATGGTTAGGCCGACACGACAATGTGATAAACTCAGGAGGAATAAAAATTCAGTCTGAGCAACTCGAAAGTAAGATTAACACAATATTGAATGAAGCCGGCTATTCTAGGTCTTTCTTTATTGCTGGGCTTCCTGATGAAAAATTAGGTGAGAAAGTTGTTTTGCTAATAGAGGGAGAAGAAGTTGAAAATCATATTAATGAACTATTGAGTAACCATTTGGATAAATATGAATGTCCTAAAGAGATATTCTTTATCAAACAATTTACTCTCACTGAATCTGGTAAAATAGATAAGCTGACAATGGTTAGGAAATTGGGATAA